TGAGTTCCATGCACGATCTTCTTCTTCGCAACGTACGGCCCATGGCGGGAGAAGCCTGCGATATCATGATCAGGAACGGCAAGATTACCGGCTTCGGAAAGTTCGACGCCGAACCCGGCATGCCGATTGAGGATGGCAAGGGAGCAATTGCCGTCCCCGGTCTTATCGATGCCCATACGCATCTGGACAAGACGACGTGGGGCATGCCCTGGCACGTCAACAATCGTGCTGCGATCCTGCGCGAGCGGATCGATTTCGAGCGGGAAAACCGCGTTCAGATCGGCATCGATCCGCATCGCCAATCCATGCGCCATGCCATCGGGCTTGCGGCCAATGGCGGCACCCATATTCGCAGCCACGTCGATATCGACCCGACCCATGGGCTGAAGCTGGTCGAAGGCATCTGGGAAACACGGGAAAAGCTTGATGGCATCATCGATATCGAGGTCGTCGCCTTCCCGCAATCGGGCGTCATGGTCATGCCCGGCACGGTGGAGCTTCTCGATGAAGCCTTAAAGCAGGGCTGCGAGGTGCTTGGCGGCATCGATCCCTGTGGCATTGACCGCGATCCCAAGGGTCAGCTGGACATTCTTTTTCAGCTCGCGACAAAACACGGCGTGCCGATCGATATTCATCTGCACGAAGCCGCCGACCTCGGCGCCTTCACCATGGAGCTCATCTTCGAGCGCATCCGGGCAAACGGCATGCAGGGCAATGTTGCCATCAGCCACGCCTTCGCGCTCGGCATGAATGACTATCTTCGCGTCGGTAGGCTGATCGACGAGATTGCGCGGCTTGATGTCGCCATCCTGACGACGGGTGCGCCATCGGCAAGCGTGCCATCGATCATGCGCCTCAAGGAAGCGGGTGTGCGCGTTGGCGGTGGCTGTGATGGTATCCGCGATACATGGGGTCCGTGGGGACAGCCGGATATGCTGGATCGCGCCAAGATCATCGGCATGAAGAACGGCCTGCGTTCGGATATCGAACTTGCTCATGTGCTCCATGTCGTTTCCAAGGGCGGCGCCGATGTCATGGGCGTTGAAGATTACGGCCTGGAAATCGGCTGCGCTGCCGACTTTACCCTCTTGACCGGTGAAACGCTGGCGCAAGCCGTTGTCGATATCGCCCCCCGGCCACTGGTCGTCAAAGGCGGCCGCGTTACGGCGAGAGATGGCAAAGCCATTGTGGAGGCGCCGTGATGAGCGATGTTCTCAATTCGTTGCAACTTGGCAAAAGGCCGGAAGGACGGACGTTGCTCACAGCCAGCTGGGTTGTAGGGCACCGGGACGGTTCGCACCGGCTGCTTAAAAGCGGCGAAGTTGTTTTCGAAGACGGCGAAATCGTCTTTGTCGGGCATCGATTTCCCGGAGAGGTCGCCCAGCGTATCGATTTTGGCAATGCGCTCGTCAGCCCCGGCCTGATCGATCTCGATGCGCTTTCCGATCTGGATACGACGATCCTCGGCATCGATCATCATCCGGGCTGGGCGAAGGGTCGTGTCTGGCCGCGCTCCTATGTCGAGGCTGGTCCTTACGAAATGTATTCCCCGGAAGAGCTTGCCTTTCAGAAGCGTTTCGCCTTCGGGCAGTTGCTCCTAAACGGCATCACCACGGCAGCCCCCATCGCATCGCTGTTTTATCGCGAGTGGGGGGAGACCGTGGCGGAGTTCGATGCTGCCGCGGATGCTGCCGGCGAACTTGGCCTGCGCGTTTATCTCAGCCCCGCCTTCCGTTCGGGTGGCATGGTGCTTGAGGAGCCGGGCCGCATGGTTCCGGTCTTTGATGAGCAGCGTGGCCTTCAGGGCCTCGCCGACGCGATCGCCTTCATCGAAAAGCAGAGTGGAAGGCACGGCGATCTGGTGCGCGGCATGCTCGCGCCGGATCGGGTGGAAACCTCCACTCTTGCGCTCATAGAGCGCACCGATGCGGCTGCCCGAGACCTCGGCTGCAAGTTCCGTCTCCATATGGCGCAGGGTGCCATGGAGGTCGATACGGTTCGCAAGCTCCACGGCTCGACCGCGCCAGTCTGGCTTGCCAAGGCGAGCCTGCTCAGCGAAAGGCTGATCGCCCCGCACGCCACCAATGCGACGGAGGAAGACCTGGCACTCTATGCGAAAAACGGCGTCTCCATCGTCCACTGTCCGCTGGTCTCGAGCCGTGGTGGCAGCACGCTCTCATCCTTCTCTTCCTGCCGCAAACGTGGCATCAACATTGCGATGGGAACGGATACGGCCCCGGCGGACATGTTGATGAATCTGCTCGTAGGGCTGATCACCTGCCGCATCAATGACGGTGCTCCGGACCAGATCCGCTGTGCCGATCTTTTCGATGCGGCCACACTTGGCGGCGCGCGTGCGCTTGGCCGGTCTGACCTTGGCCATCTTTCGCCGGGTGCTAGGGCAGATATTGCTGTCTTTGACCTCGACGACACCGTCATGGCGCCGAGCATCGATCCGATCACCACGCTGGTGACTGGCGGCTCGGGCAAGGTCACGCGGGCTGTTTTTGTCGACGGCCGTCTATCGATGCGCGAAAGGCAGGTCGCCCACATCGACATGCGGCGTGCCCGTGAACAGGCGCAGGCGCAGTTCGATCGCCTGATTGCAAAATATCCCGAACGGAGCTGGGCAAATCCGCCCGTCTCCGAAATTTTCCCTCCGAGCTATCCGGTGGAGGTTGCCCAGCATGGTTGACATGAAACAATCGGTCATCGATGTCCGTAATCTTAAGGTCGAGTTTCCCGGTCGTCGCGGCACCGTCACCGCGCTTTCTGATATCAGCCTTTCGATCCGGCCCGGCGAAATCCTGGGCGTTGTCGGGGAATCCGGCGCCGGTAAGTCCATGACGGGGCTCGCCATACAAGGCCTGCTCGAGAAACCCGGCCACATCGCCGATGGTGAAATCTGGCTCGGGTCGCGCCGTATCGATCAACTGGATGACCGGGCGATGGAAAGCATTCGCGGCCGTGAGATCGGTGCGATTTTTCAGGACCCGCTCACCTCGCTCAATCCACTCTTTACGGTCGGTGCGCAGCTTGTCGAGACGATCCGCCAGCACCTGCCGCTGTCGAAAGCGGATGCCCGTGCACGGGCTGTTCAACTGTTGAAGGATGTCGGCATTCCGTCGCCTGCGGATCGTATCGATCATTATCCGCACCAGTTTTCCGGCGGCATGCGCCAGCGTGTCGTGATCGCACTCGCGCTCGCCGCCTCTCCGAAACTCATCATTGCCGATGAGCCGACGACGGCGCTCGATGTCTCGATCCAGGCGCAGATCATCTCGCTGTTGCGGCGGCTGTGCAAGGAAAAGCAAACGGCGGTCATGCTCGTCACCCACGACATGGGCGTCATTGCCGAGGCTGCCGACCGGGTGGCGGTGCTTTATGCCGGCCGGCTGATAGAGGTGGGACCGGTCGAGCAGGTGCTGCACGAACCGCGCCACCCCTATACGCAGGGCCTGATGGCTTCGATTCCCTCGCTTGGTGCGCGGGTGGAGCGGCTGAACCAGATCGACGGGGCGATGCCGCGTCTCGATGCGATCCCGCCCGGATGCGCATTCAATCCCCGCTGTGGATTTGCCGGGCCACGCTGTCGGCGGGAACGGCCTGAACTCGAAACCGTCGGCAACGGCGCCAGTGCGTGCTGGTTGAATGCAGGAGGCACAGCATGACACGATCCGCATCTCAAAAGGCAGCAGTGGGCAAGCCGGCCTTGACGGTGAAGGGCCTGACGAAAACCTTCGACGTTTCCGCCCCGCTGCTCAACCGAATTATCGAGCGCAAACCCCGGCAATTTGTCCAAGCCGTCAACGATATCGACTTTTCCGTTCCGGCCGGCGGCTGTCTTAGCATTGTCGGCGAGAGCGGCTGCGGCAAGTCGACCGTCGCCCGCCTCGTGACAGGGCTTTTCCGGCCAAGCGCCGGCGAGTTTCGTTTCGCGGCAGGCGGCAAGGGCAAACCCCTGTCGGCGCAGATGATCTTTCAGGATCCCTATGCCTCGCTCAATCCGCGCTGGCGGGTAAAGAACATCATCGCAGAGCCAATCCGTGAACTGAAGCTGCGCGCGACCAAGGCCGAAACGATGGCGCGCGTGGAGGAACTTCTAAACACTGTGGGGCTGTCGGCCTCTGACGGCGAGAAGTTTCCGCATGAATTTTCCGGCGGCCAACGCCAGCGCATCTCCATTGCCCGCGCGTTGGCGAGCGAACCGGAATTCCTCGTCTGCGACGAGCCGACATCGGCGCTCGATGTTTCGGTGCAGGCGCAGGTGCTGAACCTCATGCGCCGCCTGCAGGATGAACTCGGCCTCACCTATCTCTTCATCAGCCACGACATGAGCGTTGTCCGTCACATGTCAGACCGTATCGCGGTGATGTATCTCGGGCGGATCGTGGAGGAGGGCGATACGGAAGAGCTCTTTGCCAATCCGCGCCATCCCTATACACGGCTGCTTCTCCAGACGATCCCCAATATCAAGACGCCGCAGCGGGACCGGGAGATCGTTGCCGGAGAAGTGCCAAGCCCTCTGAAGCCACCTTCGGGTTGCGCGTTTCATCCGCGTTGTCCGCTGGCAACGGCGCAATGTTCGGCAGAAGTGCCTAAGGTGAAAAGCCTCGCCAACGGCACGCGGGTTGCCTGTCATCTGGTCGAAGATGACACGCAATGGGCGGGCGAGCGACAAAGCGCCTGAGCGGAAGATCAGCCGAGCGCGGCGCGCAGGTCGTGGGAAAGGTCACGGATTTCGCTGAGATCGAGTTCCGCTTCCACATGCTTAAGGTGGTGGGTCATCAGGTGGATGGCCCGCGACGGATCGTTGTTGGCAATCGCATCGACGATTTCCGCATGTTCGTCCGGGCCGCAGTTGAAGCGATCCGTGTTACGGTAAACGGCGGTAATGAGCGACGAGCGGGAAATGAGGTCGCGCATGGTGGTGAAGAGGAAGTCGGAACCGAGCGTTTCCGCAAGCAGAAGGTGGAACCCGCCGGAAAGCTTGATGATGTCGGTCGTGACGTTTTTGGCATTGGCCACACGCTCTTTGGCCACGTGGTCGCGTAGCTTCTTGAGATCTGTCTTGGTGGCGGATTTGCACAGTCTTTCGACCACGCATTGCTCGACGGTACGGCGCACGAAGAAGACATCGCGGGCTTCCTCGACCGACGGTTTGGAGACAAAAGCGCCGCGATTGGGAACGATGGTCACCAGTCCGTCACGCTCGAGAACGGACAATGCCTGGCGGATTTTAGCACGGCTGACGCCAAAGATTGTCGCCAGTTGCTCTTCTTTCAGCTGCACGCCCGGACGCAGCCGGCGTTCGGCGATCGAAAGCCATACTTTCTCGACAATCTGCTGCGTGGACGGGCCGGGCTGCTCGCTCATTCGACATACTCCCCAATCGCCCTAGAGAAGCGTGATGTGAATGAAAAAGTCAACTGTATCAACGGGATTTTGGTTGCAACATTGTCAACAATATGAAAGATAATTGTAGACTATAATAGGATGCCGATCATGGAATTCGATTTCAGCGCGCTTGAGCCCCAGAGCCGCTACCGCCTTCTGACGAATTTTATCGGTCCGCGACCGATCGCGCTTGTGACGACGCGTTCTGAAGCCGGCCATAACAATGCAGCCCCGATGAGCTTCTTCAACGTCTTTTCGCATGATCCGCCCATCGTCGTCCTTGGCATTCAGCCGAACGTCAGCGGCGAGGAGAAGGACACGATGGTGAATATCCGCCGCACCGGCGAGTTCGTCGTCAATATGGTCGATATGGCGCTTTCGGAGCAGATGCTGATCTGCGGCCTCGGCTTCGACAATGAAGTTGACGAAATGTCGATGGCCAAACTTACGGCCATGCCGTGCAACAAGATCGATGCGAGTTATGCCGAGCAATCGCCTTGTGCATTCGAATGCAAGGTGGAACGACTGATCGATTACCCCCGCCGCACACTGGTGCTCGGCGAAGTGGTGCACATGCATGTTCATAACGAATGCCTCGATGAAGAGGGACGTTATGTCGATGCCGATCGCTATCAGCCGATCGCCCGGCTTCACGCCGACAACTATATCACCTCGGACCGCCAGTTTGTTTTGAAGGCGCCATCAATCACCGATTTCACCGCGCCTGACGGCAAGTGACAGCTCATCAGGATGCGTGCGATGCATATTCGTTTGATCAATCCCAATTCCACCGCTTCTATGACCGCGCAGGCCCTTGATAGCGCGCTACGGGTCAAGCAAAAGGAAACGCAAGTCTCTGCGACAAATCCGGTCGACACCCCCGTCAGTATCGAAGGGCAGGCGGATGAGGCCATGGCCGTTCCCGGGCTTCTGGCGGAAATTCGCAAGGGCGAGGGGCAGGGCGTGGACGCCTATGTGATCGCCTGTTTCGATGATCCCGGCCTTCATGCCGCCCGCGAAGTGGCGCAGGGGCCTGTCATTGGCATCTGCCAGGCGGCCGTGCAAGTGGCGATGACGATCAGTCGCCGCTTCTCCATCATTACCACGCTACCTCGTTCCATTCCTGTTATCGAGGATCTTGTGGAGGACTACGGCGCGCAACGTCATTGCCGGAAGGTCCGGGCAATCAATCTGCCGGTTCTTGGCCTCGAAGAAGACCCAGCGGTCGCGGAAGCCCTGCTTCGTCGCGAAATCGAGGCCGCCAAGCGTGAGGATGCGGCAGAAGCGATCATTCTCGGCTGCGCCGGCATGTCCTCGCTCTGCGACCGGCTGCGCGACGCCACAGGTGTTCCGGTCATCGATGGCGTGACGGCGGCGATCAAGCTTGCCGAAGCTCTTGTTGGTGCCGGCTACAGTACCTCGAAGGTCAACGCCTATGACTATCCGCGCGTGAAGGGGCCCGCTCTCGTGGCCTGCGCCTAGTTTGCAGGAAAATGCTTGCGGCCATTTGCGGGCGCTTGCGCCACGTTCTAGTGTTCTCCCGCGCACACCGGTCAATTGAGCGCGCCGCGGGGGAGAGCGTATGATCGACAAGCTGGAATTTTTCATTGCATTGGCACGGGCTGAACATTTCGGCCGGGCGGCGGAGGAATGTGGTGTCTCCCAGCCCAGCCTGTCGGCGGCAATCCGGCAGTTGGAGGATCAACTGGGCGTCGTTCTGGTGGTGCGCTCGGCACGGTATCAGGGGCTGACACCGGAGGGCCAGCGTGTTCTGGAATGGGCGCGCCGCATCGTTGGCGATACCCGCACCATGCGTGAGGAAATGCGCGCTGCCCGCAAGGGGCTTGCCGGACATATTCGCCTTGCTGTCATTCCAACGGCGCTCGCCATGGTGCCGCGATTGACGGAATCGTTTCAGGCGCGCCATCCCGATGTGACTTTTTCCGTCACGTCACGCACCTCGCTGCAGGTCTTGAGCCAGATCGAAAACCTCGAGATCGATGCGGGAATCAGTTACCTCGACAATGAGCCACTTGGGCGCGTGACCACTGTCCCGCTTTATTCTGAGCGATATCACCTCATTGCCGCTGCCGGAACGCCGCTTGCGGATCAGGAAAGTGTTACCTGGAAGCAGGTTTCCAGTCTTAGGCTTTGCCTATTAACGCCGGATATGCAGAACAGGCGCATCATCAACAAGCACATGGCCGAGGCGGGGGTGGAGGCTAAACCGACGCTTGAATCCAATTCCATGATCGTGCTGTTTTCCCATATCCGCACCGGACAATGGGCTTCAATAATGCCGCGTAACCTTGCTGAATCCTTCGGTTTTCCGAAGCAGATCAGGATCATTCCCATCACCGATCCGGAACCCGAGCATCTTGTTGGTTTGATCGCCACCCACCGGGAGCCACACACGCCTCTGGTTTCTGCGCTTCTACACGAGGCACGTCAAAGGGCAGCGGAAAAGGCGTTTGATAGGCATCTCCTATCAGACGACGGAAACGCCTTATTGACCTGATCCACCCGGCTTCGCCATTGTTTATACACGCAGGGGGCTGCGGCGTGCTTGATGAAAGTCTTGGTCGCCATTCCTGCCCCTGTCGGTTTGGGAGGACTGGCTTATGAATATCAGAGCGGTTGCCGCGGATGAGGCGGCCCGTGTTTCCGCTGTCATTGACGAATTTCTTCACCTGGAAGGGCCTCTGCTGCCCATCCTGCACGCGGTGCAGGAAGAATTCGGTTATGTCCCGGAAAGCGCCAAGCAGATCATCGCATCCGCGCTGAACATCTCGCGCGCTGAAGTTCATGGCGTCGTTACCTTCTACCCCGATTTTCGCGATCATCCTCACGGACGTCATGTGCTGAAGCTCTGTCGCGCCGAGGCTTGCCAGTCGATGGGTGGCGAGCCTCTTGCGGAAACCATCAAGTCCCGGCTCGGCCTCGACTGGCACGAAACCGCGCCTGATGGGTCCGTGACGCTGGAGCCGGTTTTCTGTCTCGGGCTCTGTGCACAGGCGCCGGCCCTGATGCTGGATGGCGAGGTCCATGCCCGTCTTGATGAGGACTGTCTTAGTCACATTCTGACGGAGGCACGCCGATGAGTGTCACCGTTTTTGTTCCCGGCGATTCTGCGGCCCTTGCCGTTGGCGCAAATCGCGTTGCCGATGCCATCGCCCGCGAAGCCACTGTCCGCAACCTCGACGTCCATATTGTCCGTAACGGCTCGCGTGGCATGCTCTGGCTTGAAGTGCTGGTGGAAGTGCGCACCGAGCATGGCCGTATCGCCTATGGCCCCGTCAAGGCGGGCGATGTCGCCTCGCTTTTCGAGGCCGGTTTTCTGACCGGCGGCGACCACCGCCTCTGTCTCGGGCCGACAAAGGACATCCCGTTCCTGAAGGGTCAGACGCGTCTCACATTTGCCCGGTGTGGCGTCACCGATCCCTTGTCGCTGGAGGATTATCGCGCCTATCAGGGCATGAAGGGTCTTGAAAAAGCTGTGGCGATGGCCCCGCTCGATATCGTTGCGGAGGTAACCCAGAGCGGCCTGCGCGGACGCGGCGGCGCTGGATTTCCCACGGGTATCAAATGGAAGACTGTCGCTGACGCAGTCGCCGACCAGAAATATATCGTCTGCAACGCGGATGAGGGCGACAGCGGCACCTTCGCCGACCGGATGATCATGGAAGGCGACCCCTTCGTTCTGATCGAAGGCATGGCGATTGCCGGCTTGGCCGTTGGCGCGACCAAGGGCTTCATCTATACGCGTTCAGAATATCCCTACGCCATCAGGGTCATGGAAAAGGCGATCGAGATCGCAAGGCGTGAGGGAATTCTCGGGTCCTCCGTCCTCGGGTCAGGCCGCGCGTTTGACATCGAAGTGCGCATGGGCGCGGGTGCCTATGTCTGCGGCGAGGAAACCTCGCTCCTGAACAGCTTGGAAGGCAAACGCGGTACGGTGCGTGCCAAGCCGCCGCTACCCGCCCTGCAGGGCCTGTTCGGCAAGCCGACGGTCGTCAACAATGTGATTTCGCTGGCCTCCATTCCCGTCATCATGGATCGCGGTGCGGCCTTCTATCGCGATTTCGGTGTCGGCCGGTCGCATGGCACCATCCCGATCCAGCTTGCTGGCAATTTGAAACATGGTGGGCTTTACGAAACCGTCTTCGGCCTGACGCTCGGGCAACTGGTGAACGATATCGGCGGCGGCACGATCACCGGCCGTCCCGTGAAGGCCGTGCAGGTGGGCGGTCCACTCGGTGCCTATTTTCCGGTGTCGCTGTTCGACACGATCTTCGACTATGAAGCTTTTACGGCGGCTGGTGGATTGATAGGCCATGCCGGCATCGTGGTGTTCGATGATACGGCAGACATGCTGCATCAGGCTCGGTTCGCGCTGGAGTTCTGCGCCGTCGAAAGTTGCGGCAAATGCACGCCCTGTCGCATCGGCTCGACACGTGGTGTCGAGACGGTGGACAAGATCGCGCTCGGGATCGAGCGAGAGAAAAACACCGCGCTACTGGAAGACCTCTGCGAAACGATGAAATTTGGGTCGCTTTGCGCGCTGGGCGGTTTCACGCCCTATCCCGTGATGAGCGCGCTCCGGCATTTCCCTGCTGATTTTGCCCCCACCCCACGTGTTGAAGCGGCGGAGTAAGACCATGGCCCTTGTAACCGAATTCGACTACGGCACCCCCAAGTCCAACGCTACCGATATGGTGACGCTCACAATCGACGGCCGCCAAGTGACCGTTCCCGCGGGAACGTCGATCATGCGCGCCTCGCGCGAAGCGGGCATCGATGTGCCGAAACTGTGCGCCACCGACATGGTGGATGCCTTTGGCTCGTGCCGGCTCTGTCTCATTGAGGTGGAGGGCCGCAACGGCACCCCCGCCTCCTGCACCACGCCTGTCGCTGCCGGTCTCGTCGTGCACACGCAGACCGAGCGGCTGAAGCAGATCCGCAAGGGCGTGATGGAGCTTTATATCTCCGATCACCCGCTCGACTGCCTGACCTGCGCCGCCAATGGCGATTGTGAATTGCAGGACATGGCAGGCGCCGTGGGGCTTCGCGACGTTCGCTACGGCTACGAGGGCGACAACCACGTCAAGGCCCGCACCGGGGAGGGCGATCTTAATGCCCGTTGGATGCCGAAGGACGAGAGCAATCCCTATTTCACCTATGACCCGTCCAAATGCATCGTCTGTTCGCGTTGCGTGCGGGCCTGCGAGGAAGTGCAGGGAACCTTTGCGCTGACGATCGAGGGCCGTGGGTTCGAGAGCCGTGTATCGCCCGGCGCGCATGAGGCGTTTCTCGATTCAGACTGTGTTTCCTGCGGCGCCTGCGTGCAGGCCTGTCCGACCGCGACGCTGACCGAAAAATCCGTGATCGAGATTGGCCAGCCGGAACATTCGATGGTGACCACCTGCGCCTATTGCGGTGTGGGCTGCTCCTTCAAGGCGGAAATGCGCGGTGAAGAGCTGGTGCGCATGGTGCCGTGGAAGGACGGGCAGGCTAACCGCGGCCATTCCTGCGTCAAAGGTCGTTTTGCCTATGGTTATGCGACCCACAGGGACCGCATTCTTAACCCGATGATCCGCGAGAACATCGGCGACCCCTGGCAGGAAGTAAGCTGGGATGCGGCCTTTGCCTATGTCGCTTCGGAGTTTCGTC
This sequence is a window from Agrobacterium tumefaciens. Protein-coding genes within it:
- a CDS encoding amidohydrolase family protein, coding for MHDLLLRNVRPMAGEACDIMIRNGKITGFGKFDAEPGMPIEDGKGAIAVPGLIDAHTHLDKTTWGMPWHVNNRAAILRERIDFERENRVQIGIDPHRQSMRHAIGLAANGGTHIRSHVDIDPTHGLKLVEGIWETREKLDGIIDIEVVAFPQSGVMVMPGTVELLDEALKQGCEVLGGIDPCGIDRDPKGQLDILFQLATKHGVPIDIHLHEAADLGAFTMELIFERIRANGMQGNVAISHAFALGMNDYLRVGRLIDEIARLDVAILTTGAPSASVPSIMRLKEAGVRVGGGCDGIRDTWGPWGQPDMLDRAKIIGMKNGLRSDIELAHVLHVVSKGGADVMGVEDYGLEIGCAADFTLLTGETLAQAVVDIAPRPLVVKGGRVTARDGKAIVEAP
- a CDS encoding amidohydrolase family protein; the protein is MSDVLNSLQLGKRPEGRTLLTASWVVGHRDGSHRLLKSGEVVFEDGEIVFVGHRFPGEVAQRIDFGNALVSPGLIDLDALSDLDTTILGIDHHPGWAKGRVWPRSYVEAGPYEMYSPEELAFQKRFAFGQLLLNGITTAAPIASLFYREWGETVAEFDAAADAAGELGLRVYLSPAFRSGGMVLEEPGRMVPVFDEQRGLQGLADAIAFIEKQSGRHGDLVRGMLAPDRVETSTLALIERTDAAARDLGCKFRLHMAQGAMEVDTVRKLHGSTAPVWLAKASLLSERLIAPHATNATEEDLALYAKNGVSIVHCPLVSSRGGSTLSSFSSCRKRGINIAMGTDTAPADMLMNLLVGLITCRINDGAPDQIRCADLFDAATLGGARALGRSDLGHLSPGARADIAVFDLDDTVMAPSIDPITTLVTGGSGKVTRAVFVDGRLSMRERQVAHIDMRRAREQAQAQFDRLIAKYPERSWANPPVSEIFPPSYPVEVAQHG
- a CDS encoding ABC transporter ATP-binding protein, with the translated sequence MVDMKQSVIDVRNLKVEFPGRRGTVTALSDISLSIRPGEILGVVGESGAGKSMTGLAIQGLLEKPGHIADGEIWLGSRRIDQLDDRAMESIRGREIGAIFQDPLTSLNPLFTVGAQLVETIRQHLPLSKADARARAVQLLKDVGIPSPADRIDHYPHQFSGGMRQRVVIALALAASPKLIIADEPTTALDVSIQAQIISLLRRLCKEKQTAVMLVTHDMGVIAEAADRVAVLYAGRLIEVGPVEQVLHEPRHPYTQGLMASIPSLGARVERLNQIDGAMPRLDAIPPGCAFNPRCGFAGPRCRRERPELETVGNGASACWLNAGGTA
- a CDS encoding ABC transporter ATP-binding protein, coding for MTRSASQKAAVGKPALTVKGLTKTFDVSAPLLNRIIERKPRQFVQAVNDIDFSVPAGGCLSIVGESGCGKSTVARLVTGLFRPSAGEFRFAAGGKGKPLSAQMIFQDPYASLNPRWRVKNIIAEPIRELKLRATKAETMARVEELLNTVGLSASDGEKFPHEFSGGQRQRISIARALASEPEFLVCDEPTSALDVSVQAQVLNLMRRLQDELGLTYLFISHDMSVVRHMSDRIAVMYLGRIVEEGDTEELFANPRHPYTRLLLQTIPNIKTPQRDREIVAGEVPSPLKPPSGCAFHPRCPLATAQCSAEVPKVKSLANGTRVACHLVEDDTQWAGERQSA
- a CDS encoding GntR family transcriptional regulator yields the protein MSEQPGPSTQQIVEKVWLSIAERRLRPGVQLKEEQLATIFGVSRAKIRQALSVLERDGLVTIVPNRGAFVSKPSVEEARDVFFVRRTVEQCVVERLCKSATKTDLKKLRDHVAKERVANAKNVTTDIIKLSGGFHLLLAETLGSDFLFTTMRDLISRSSLITAVYRNTDRFNCGPDEHAEIVDAIANNDPSRAIHLMTHHLKHVEAELDLSEIRDLSHDLRAALG
- a CDS encoding flavin reductase family protein, whose amino-acid sequence is MEFDFSALEPQSRYRLLTNFIGPRPIALVTTRSEAGHNNAAPMSFFNVFSHDPPIVVLGIQPNVSGEEKDTMVNIRRTGEFVVNMVDMALSEQMLICGLGFDNEVDEMSMAKLTAMPCNKIDASYAEQSPCAFECKVERLIDYPRRTLVLGEVVHMHVHNECLDEEGRYVDADRYQPIARLHADNYITSDRQFVLKAPSITDFTAPDGK
- a CDS encoding aspartate/glutamate racemase family protein — encoded protein: MHIRLINPNSTASMTAQALDSALRVKQKETQVSATNPVDTPVSIEGQADEAMAVPGLLAEIRKGEGQGVDAYVIACFDDPGLHAAREVAQGPVIGICQAAVQVAMTISRRFSIITTLPRSIPVIEDLVEDYGAQRHCRKVRAINLPVLGLEEDPAVAEALLRREIEAAKREDAAEAIILGCAGMSSLCDRLRDATGVPVIDGVTAAIKLAEALVGAGYSTSKVNAYDYPRVKGPALVACA
- a CDS encoding LysR family transcriptional regulator is translated as MIDKLEFFIALARAEHFGRAAEECGVSQPSLSAAIRQLEDQLGVVLVVRSARYQGLTPEGQRVLEWARRIVGDTRTMREEMRAARKGLAGHIRLAVIPTALAMVPRLTESFQARHPDVTFSVTSRTSLQVLSQIENLEIDAGISYLDNEPLGRVTTVPLYSERYHLIAAAGTPLADQESVTWKQVSSLRLCLLTPDMQNRRIINKHMAEAGVEAKPTLESNSMIVLFSHIRTGQWASIMPRNLAESFGFPKQIRIIPITDPEPEHLVGLIATHREPHTPLVSALLHEARQRAAEKAFDRHLLSDDGNALLT
- a CDS encoding formate dehydrogenase subunit gamma — protein: MNIRAVAADEAARVSAVIDEFLHLEGPLLPILHAVQEEFGYVPESAKQIIASALNISRAEVHGVVTFYPDFRDHPHGRHVLKLCRAEACQSMGGEPLAETIKSRLGLDWHETAPDGSVTLEPVFCLGLCAQAPALMLDGEVHARLDEDCLSHILTEARR
- a CDS encoding formate dehydrogenase beta subunit encodes the protein MSVTVFVPGDSAALAVGANRVADAIAREATVRNLDVHIVRNGSRGMLWLEVLVEVRTEHGRIAYGPVKAGDVASLFEAGFLTGGDHRLCLGPTKDIPFLKGQTRLTFARCGVTDPLSLEDYRAYQGMKGLEKAVAMAPLDIVAEVTQSGLRGRGGAGFPTGIKWKTVADAVADQKYIVCNADEGDSGTFADRMIMEGDPFVLIEGMAIAGLAVGATKGFIYTRSEYPYAIRVMEKAIEIARREGILGSSVLGSGRAFDIEVRMGAGAYVCGEETSLLNSLEGKRGTVRAKPPLPALQGLFGKPTVVNNVISLASIPVIMDRGAAFYRDFGVGRSHGTIPIQLAGNLKHGGLYETVFGLTLGQLVNDIGGGTITGRPVKAVQVGGPLGAYFPVSLFDTIFDYEAFTAAGGLIGHAGIVVFDDTADMLHQARFALEFCAVESCGKCTPCRIGSTRGVETVDKIALGIEREKNTALLEDLCETMKFGSLCALGGFTPYPVMSALRHFPADFAPTPRVEAAE